In a single window of the Rhizobiaceae bacterium genome:
- a CDS encoding DUF1153 domain-containing protein, which yields MTDLIRPRVKYVIGPDGSPLTIADLPPSNTRRWVIRRKAEVVAAVRGGLLSLEEACQRYKLTTEEFLSWQASIDEFGLAGLRTTRIQQYRH from the coding sequence ATGACCGATCTGATTAGACCGCGTGTCAAATATGTCATTGGACCGGATGGGAGCCCGCTTACAATTGCGGACCTGCCCCCGTCCAACACCCGTCGCTGGGTGATTCGCCGCAAGGCCGAAGTCGTCGCTGCCGTGCGGGGCGGCTTGCTCAGCCTCGAAGAGGCATGCCAGCGCTACAAGCTCACCACGGAGGAATTCCTCTCCTGGCAGGCGTCGATAGACGAATTCGGCCTCGCCGGGTTGCGGACAACGCGCATCCAGCAATACCGGCACTAG
- a CDS encoding extracellular solute-binding protein — MTGLLRRTAIGLAAAGLFSFSLAGIVAADDGELTIFDWSGYEAPEFHPDYVAKHGDSPTFTFFGDEEEAFQKLRSGFKTDLAHPCSQSVAKWRDAGLLEPLDTSKITAWADMNPQIMGMKDLVSTADGKAWFLPWEWGNSLLTYNSEKVDPADIGSLRSLADPKFKDRVSIGDNVDDAYALAALAIGLKDWTQMTDEQFKEASDFLREVHKNVRLYWTDTTEIVQAMSGGEVDLAWAWNDAAVQSALAGAPIKSTRDTKEGLSTWVCGYVRIKDGPGSVDKAYDYLNAINTPEVATYLLTDWGYGHANAKAMSGIDPAVVAEQGYADVDKFLDKTLFQSPLPTELRQKMIEEFEKIKAGY; from the coding sequence ATGACGGGATTGTTGAGACGCACAGCGATTGGCCTGGCTGCCGCCGGGCTGTTTTCCTTTTCTCTGGCGGGAATTGTCGCCGCCGACGATGGCGAACTGACCATATTCGACTGGTCCGGCTACGAAGCTCCCGAATTTCACCCCGATTATGTTGCGAAGCATGGGGATTCTCCGACCTTCACCTTCTTCGGCGACGAGGAAGAAGCGTTCCAGAAGCTGCGCTCCGGCTTCAAGACCGATCTTGCCCACCCCTGTTCCCAGAGCGTTGCGAAATGGCGTGACGCCGGTCTGCTTGAGCCGCTCGACACGTCCAAAATCACCGCATGGGCGGACATGAACCCGCAGATCATGGGCATGAAGGACCTCGTCTCCACCGCCGACGGCAAGGCATGGTTCCTGCCGTGGGAATGGGGAAATTCACTGCTGACCTATAATTCCGAGAAGGTCGATCCGGCTGACATCGGGTCCCTGCGCTCGCTGGCCGATCCAAAATTCAAGGACCGCGTTTCCATTGGTGACAATGTAGACGATGCCTATGCGCTGGCCGCGCTGGCCATCGGTCTGAAGGACTGGACGCAGATGACTGACGAACAGTTCAAGGAAGCTTCAGATTTCCTGCGGGAGGTCCACAAGAATGTGCGCCTTTACTGGACCGATACGACCGAGATCGTTCAGGCGATGAGCGGCGGCGAGGTCGACCTCGCATGGGCGTGGAACGACGCCGCGGTGCAGTCCGCGCTTGCGGGTGCGCCGATCAAATCGACCCGTGACACAAAGGAAGGGCTTTCGACCTGGGTTTGCGGATATGTACGCATCAAGGACGGTCCCGGCAGTGTGGACAAGGCCTATGACTATCTCAACGCCATCAACACGCCCGAAGTGGCCACTTACCTGCTCACCGATTGGGGCTATGGCCACGCAAACGCCAAGGCGATGAGCGGGATCGACCCGGCGGTGGTTGCCGAGCAGGGCTATGCCGACGTCGACAAATTTCTCGACAAGACGCTGTTCCAGTCGCCCTTGCCGACTGAATTGCGCCAGAAGATGATCGAGGAATTCGAAAAGATCAAAGCTGGATACTGA
- the betI gene encoding transcriptional regulator BetI has protein sequence MTRSLSGKGTSGEKARPRTAAKDVRRQQLIEATIDSLARRGYSETTMADVADGAGLSRGIVNFHFESKEKLLVATLQYMSDEYAAHWRTSLEKAGDIPADQLRALVAADFDRAICTKRKLAAWCAFWGEAKSRPTYQALCGARDESYQRIFADLCHALKREAGYDFDADAIALALCATLEGLWLRLMMGTADLNRQGALESALEYLAVAFPKHFERPKETKEEKQGKSE, from the coding sequence ATGACCAGGTCGTTATCCGGCAAAGGAACTTCGGGCGAGAAGGCCAGGCCGCGAACGGCGGCCAAGGATGTGCGTCGCCAGCAGCTCATCGAGGCCACCATCGACTCCCTTGCCCGGCGCGGCTATTCGGAAACCACGATGGCCGATGTCGCCGACGGGGCGGGCCTGTCGCGGGGCATCGTGAACTTCCATTTCGAAAGCAAGGAAAAGCTGCTCGTCGCGACCCTGCAATATATGTCGGACGAGTATGCGGCGCATTGGCGGACGAGCCTTGAGAAGGCCGGGGACATTCCCGCCGACCAGCTTCGCGCTCTCGTCGCGGCGGACTTCGACCGCGCCATTTGCACGAAGAGAAAGCTTGCGGCGTGGTGCGCCTTCTGGGGCGAGGCAAAGTCCCGCCCGACCTACCAGGCGCTGTGCGGTGCGCGCGACGAATCCTATCAAAGGATTTTCGCCGATCTGTGCCACGCGCTCAAGCGTGAGGCCGGCTATGATTTCGATGCGGACGCCATCGCCCTTGCGCTCTGCGCGACGCTGGAAGGGCTTTGGCTGCGGCTGATGATGGGAACTGCGGATCTGAACCGTCAGGGCGCGTTGGAAAGCGCGCTGGAATATCTGGCGGTTGCCTTTCCGAAGCATTTCGAACGACCAAAGGAAACGAAAGAAGAAAAACAGGGGAAATCGGAATGA
- a CDS encoding NAD(P)/FAD-dependent oxidoreductase → MKSFDVIVIGGGHNGLVNACYLQRAGLDVVVLEQKDWVGGAATSRSLTPGFTYSNCSYVCSLFRPEIMRDLELPRFGLQVIPYEGGAVFTQDGDYLANYRDHHAHRREFARFSPRDAESYERYARDVTRQCRFIQPLLMRTAPDPTSFRPRDIGELIYLGRKFAGMTPEEMALTLRFWTMSISDFLDEYFETDVIKANFALSGIIGTALGPMSPGTAYVLLHHYMGEVDGSVGAWGYARGGMGAVTQALAASFEASGGTIRTGAEVEQVLVKGGHAEGVVLSGGEEVRGRLIVSNADVKRTFLKLVEPKELPDIFLRRVRNFKIRGSSGKVNIALDSMPVFPALPDDSPCYRGDLHFTDSVERMERAYDDWKAGRWSADPFIDMVIPTTLDPTMASPGKHFMSCFVQYAPPKVEGRDWTDADRDGFAESVISQIADYSPGFRERIVHMEVRTPREIEAETGLTEGNIFQGELTFDQLLFNRPVPGYAQYRSPVGGLYMCGSSTHPGGGVMGAPGRNAAVEILRDLKRGANHMSAAHDVI, encoded by the coding sequence ATGAAAAGCTTTGACGTGATCGTCATTGGCGGCGGCCACAACGGCCTTGTGAACGCGTGCTATCTCCAGCGCGCAGGGCTGGACGTGGTCGTGCTGGAACAGAAGGACTGGGTGGGCGGCGCGGCAACCAGCCGCTCGCTGACACCAGGCTTCACCTATTCGAACTGCTCCTATGTGTGCTCGCTGTTCCGGCCCGAGATCATGCGCGACCTTGAACTGCCGCGCTTCGGGCTGCAGGTCATCCCGTATGAGGGCGGCGCGGTCTTCACGCAGGATGGCGACTATCTTGCCAACTATCGCGACCACCACGCGCACAGGCGCGAATTCGCCCGCTTTTCGCCGCGCGACGCCGAATCCTACGAGCGCTATGCGCGGGACGTGACGCGGCAATGCCGCTTCATCCAGCCGCTGCTGATGCGCACCGCGCCGGACCCGACCAGTTTCAGGCCGCGCGACATCGGCGAGCTGATCTATCTGGGGCGCAAGTTCGCCGGCATGACGCCGGAGGAGATGGCGCTGACCCTGCGCTTCTGGACCATGTCCATTTCCGATTTCCTCGACGAATATTTCGAGACGGATGTCATCAAGGCGAACTTCGCGCTGTCGGGAATCATCGGAACCGCTCTTGGCCCGATGTCGCCGGGCACGGCCTATGTGCTGCTGCACCATTATATGGGCGAGGTCGACGGATCGGTCGGCGCATGGGGCTATGCACGCGGCGGAATGGGCGCGGTCACGCAGGCGCTGGCTGCCTCCTTCGAAGCGTCCGGCGGCACGATCCGCACGGGCGCGGAAGTCGAGCAGGTGCTGGTGAAGGGTGGTCATGCCGAAGGAGTGGTGCTTTCGGGCGGCGAAGAGGTGCGCGGCAGGCTGATCGTTTCCAATGCCGACGTGAAGCGCACCTTCCTGAAACTGGTCGAACCGAAAGAGCTTCCCGACATTTTCCTGCGCCGCGTCAGGAATTTCAAGATTCGCGGCTCCTCGGGCAAGGTCAACATCGCGCTCGATTCGATGCCGGTCTTTCCGGCCCTCCCGGATGACTCGCCCTGCTACCGGGGCGACCTGCATTTCACGGATTCGGTGGAGCGCATGGAGCGCGCCTATGATGACTGGAAGGCGGGGCGCTGGTCCGCCGATCCCTTCATCGACATGGTGATACCGACGACGCTCGACCCGACGATGGCCTCGCCCGGCAAGCATTTCATGAGTTGCTTCGTGCAATATGCCCCGCCGAAGGTCGAGGGGCGCGATTGGACCGACGCGGACCGCGACGGGTTCGCAGAAAGCGTCATCTCGCAGATCGCGGATTATTCGCCCGGCTTCCGCGAGCGGATCGTGCACATGGAAGTGCGCACACCGCGCGAAATCGAGGCGGAAACCGGCCTGACCGAAGGCAATATCTTCCAGGGTGAACTCACATTCGACCAGTTGCTGTTCAACCGGCCCGTCCCCGGCTATGCGCAATATCGTTCGCCGGTCGGCGGACTTTACATGTGCGGCTCGTCCACCCATCCCGGCGGCGGGGTGATGGGTGCGCCGGGGCGCAACGCCGCTGTCGAAATCCTGCGCGACCTGAAGCGCGGCGCAAATCACATGAGTGCGGCCCATGACGTCATTTGA
- a CDS encoding NAD(P)/FAD-dependent oxidoreductase — protein sequence MTSFDAIVVGGGHNGLVAAVVLAKSGRHVALVEAGPEPGGPARTEEFHPGFRVSVAHILNRLHPEVVKALALEANRLSLAQSEMPSVALSPGGEPLVLTGAYGEGLLGAQPSEAQAWSDLRAQLVRYAGILKPMLTRRPPDLSGMSFGETSALGMVGLSLRRLGKEDMRDFLRMLLMNVADVTDDCLTDDRLKGLLAFDAVLGSHLGPRSPTSLLGLYYRLTGEIAGKTGAQLMPRGGMGAVVAAMAHAAGKAGVALRMNAPVARISVHEGKVAGVVLDNGEELSAPVVLAATNPATALMQLTGPRNFDTGFVRKVRNIRMKGSVAKLHLALDGVPAFTGVAEDDLRGRLVLAPSTDHVERAFNPSKYGGFSPEPVMEIVLPSLSDPSLAPAGGCVLSANIMFAPYVLKEGWQKGKAKFLKAVMAQLESVAPGIGKLVRHAELLVPPDFEQRYRMPGGHWHHGELQADQMLMSRPVAGWSGYDTPVEGLYLAGSGSHPGGGISGVPGLNAARRVLAKKG from the coding sequence ATGACGTCATTTGATGCCATCGTCGTGGGCGGCGGCCATAACGGGCTGGTGGCCGCCGTGGTGCTGGCCAAGAGCGGGCGGCACGTCGCGCTGGTGGAGGCGGGCCCGGAGCCTGGCGGGCCGGCGCGTACCGAGGAGTTTCATCCGGGCTTTCGCGTATCGGTCGCGCATATCCTGAACCGGCTTCACCCCGAAGTGGTCAAGGCACTCGCTCTCGAAGCCAACAGGCTGAGCCTCGCACAATCCGAAATGCCAAGCGTTGCGCTGTCGCCCGGCGGCGAGCCGCTGGTGCTGACCGGCGCCTATGGCGAAGGTCTCCTGGGCGCGCAACCGAGCGAAGCGCAGGCATGGTCGGACCTGCGCGCGCAACTGGTTCGCTATGCGGGCATATTGAAGCCCATGCTGACGCGCAGGCCGCCGGACCTGTCGGGCATGTCGTTCGGCGAGACATCGGCGCTCGGCATGGTCGGACTGTCGCTGCGGCGTCTCGGCAAGGAGGACATGCGCGACTTCCTGCGCATGCTGTTGATGAACGTCGCGGACGTGACAGACGATTGCCTGACCGACGACCGGCTGAAGGGCCTGCTCGCCTTCGACGCGGTGTTGGGCAGCCATCTTGGGCCGCGTTCGCCGACATCGCTGCTCGGCCTCTATTATCGGCTCACGGGCGAAATCGCCGGAAAAACCGGCGCGCAACTCATGCCGCGCGGCGGCATGGGCGCAGTGGTCGCGGCGATGGCACATGCGGCGGGCAAGGCGGGCGTTGCGTTGCGCATGAACGCTCCCGTTGCGCGAATCAGCGTGCATGAGGGAAAGGTTGCGGGCGTCGTGCTCGACAATGGCGAGGAATTGTCCGCGCCGGTCGTGCTGGCGGCGACGAACCCCGCAACCGCGCTGATGCAACTCACCGGGCCACGAAACTTCGATACGGGCTTTGTGCGCAAGGTCAGGAACATCCGGATGAAGGGCTCGGTCGCAAAGCTGCATCTGGCGCTTGACGGAGTCCCCGCTTTTACGGGCGTGGCGGAGGACGATCTGCGCGGCAGGCTGGTGCTTGCGCCTTCGACTGACCATGTCGAGCGCGCGTTCAACCCGTCGAAATATGGTGGCTTCTCGCCCGAACCCGTCATGGAGATCGTGCTGCCGAGCCTGAGCGACCCTTCCCTCGCGCCTGCCGGGGGCTGCGTGCTTTCGGCAAACATCATGTTCGCGCCCTATGTGCTGAAGGAAGGCTGGCAGAAGGGCAAGGCGAAATTCCTCAAGGCCGTGATGGCGCAGCTCGAAAGCGTTGCGCCGGGCATCGGAAAGCTGGTGCGCCACGCCGAGCTTCTGGTGCCGCCGGATTTCGAGCAGCGCTATCGCATGCCGGGCGGACACTGGCACCACGGCGAATTGCAGGCCGACCAGATGCTGATGTCGCGGCCGGTCGCGGGCTGGTCGGGATATGACACGCCGGTCGAGGGGCTTTATCTCGCCGGGTCCGGCTCGCATCCGGGCGGCGGCATATCCGGCGTGCCGGGGCTGAACGCAGCACGGCGCGTGCTGGCGAAAAAGGGTTGA
- a CDS encoding aminomethyltransferase family protein: protein MTAVAPTKSRRILAEQAHFRTLRLPSPFQPRLEALAAQQDWYDWAGYKAPHALWDDELEYFAIRSQAALFDISPMVKYRIEGPDAEAFLNRVTLRDVAKLKPARVHYTAWCDDEGHVLDDGTLFRFAPDRFRLCCQERHLPWLLDSAVGYDVNIVEETQDVAGLALQGPTSFAVLRDCGFEGVEKLKIFDIAEFAHEKGAVTISRTGFTGDLGCELFVSARHALSLWDRLIAGGRLHGIRPIGYTALNRARIEAGLIVANADFVTAEHAIRADRLRMPDEIGLGFMVDPAKGHFNGQHAILSARRNKTLKHILVGLEIEGNIPAENAIVYHRGKREVGLVSAAIWSPTAKRNIAIASLERPYGDTVLDDLWVEIYAMRELQYHKMMKRAKVVPRPFVKLDRRTANPPGER, encoded by the coding sequence ATGACTGCCGTTGCCCCGACGAAATCCCGCAGGATACTGGCCGAACAGGCGCATTTCCGCACGCTGCGTCTGCCCTCGCCCTTCCAGCCGCGCCTTGAGGCGCTGGCCGCGCAGCAGGATTGGTACGACTGGGCGGGCTACAAGGCGCCACACGCTTTGTGGGACGACGAACTGGAATATTTCGCGATCCGCAGCCAGGCGGCGCTGTTCGACATTTCCCCCATGGTCAAGTACCGCATCGAGGGGCCGGATGCGGAAGCCTTTCTCAACCGCGTCACGCTGCGTGACGTGGCGAAGCTCAAACCGGCCCGTGTGCACTACACGGCCTGGTGCGATGACGAGGGCCACGTGCTCGATGACGGCACCCTGTTCCGCTTCGCGCCGGACCGCTTCCGGCTTTGCTGCCAGGAGCGGCACCTGCCGTGGCTGCTGGACAGCGCCGTCGGCTATGATGTGAACATCGTCGAGGAAACGCAGGATGTGGCCGGTCTCGCCTTGCAGGGGCCGACCTCCTTCGCCGTGCTGCGCGATTGCGGGTTCGAAGGCGTCGAGAAGCTGAAAATATTCGATATTGCCGAATTTGCGCACGAAAAGGGGGCGGTCACGATCTCCCGCACCGGGTTCACGGGAGATCTCGGCTGCGAACTGTTTGTCTCGGCCAGGCATGCGCTCAGCCTTTGGGATCGCCTGATCGCGGGCGGGCGGCTGCACGGCATCAGGCCGATCGGCTACACCGCGCTGAACCGGGCGCGCATCGAAGCGGGGCTTATCGTCGCCAATGCGGATTTCGTGACCGCCGAGCATGCGATCCGCGCCGACCGCCTGCGCATGCCCGACGAAATCGGGCTGGGCTTCATGGTCGATCCGGCCAAGGGACATTTCAACGGTCAGCACGCCATTCTTTCCGCCCGGAGGAACAAGACGTTGAAGCACATTCTGGTGGGGCTGGAGATCGAGGGGAACATCCCGGCGGAGAACGCCATCGTCTATCATCGCGGCAAGCGGGAGGTCGGCCTTGTCAGCGCCGCCATCTGGTCGCCGACTGCCAAGCGCAACATCGCAATCGCCAGCCTGGAGCGGCCCTATGGCGACACGGTGCTGGACGATCTCTGGGTCGAAATCTACGCGATGCGCGAGCTACAGTACCACAAGATGATGAAGCGCGCGAAAGTGGTGCCGCGCCCCTTCGTCAAGCTCGACCGCCGCACCGCCAACCCGCCGGGCGAACGATGA
- a CDS encoding aromatic ring-hydroxylating dioxygenase subunit alpha, which yields MDQHLLNVAVPDNWDRRGLPGWSYHSPAFLELEKEHLFRNHWQIACHVADVPEPGDYLTFDAVGERALVLRGKDGVVRAFHNICRHRGSRVVADEKGHCRNALVCPFHGWVYNLDGTLRGAARPRSFPDLDKTEFGLIPLDLEIWMGFVFIRFRRGPQPSVAELFRPIEGEISHYNIADLVPVAEPWTQTTPVNWKSVRDVDNEGYHVAMAHPALQDLYGSTYFDEPFVNGVSRSFATYNPHAGRRWSVRNYVSIAPEPTHLPEHLRKAWIYYGLFPNNVITLMPESVQFYQEFPLSTGESVLRGSVYRFRDESREQVAARYLAMRIDRDTMAEDVQLSVWSNEAMQSQAFAGFFLSDLEYGVRTHHDHLRRELPVLNLDDAPREKDMARINEEMRAS from the coding sequence ATGGACCAGCACCTGCTCAATGTGGCAGTGCCGGACAATTGGGACCGGCGTGGCCTACCGGGCTGGAGCTATCACAGCCCTGCCTTTCTCGAGCTGGAGAAAGAGCACCTGTTCCGCAATCACTGGCAGATCGCCTGCCATGTCGCGGACGTACCCGAACCGGGCGACTATCTCACCTTCGACGCGGTGGGCGAGCGCGCGCTCGTCCTGCGCGGCAAAGACGGCGTGGTGCGCGCCTTTCACAATATCTGCCGCCATCGCGGATCGCGGGTCGTGGCCGACGAAAAGGGCCATTGCAGGAATGCGCTGGTCTGCCCGTTTCACGGATGGGTCTACAATCTGGATGGCACCTTGCGCGGCGCGGCGCGTCCGCGCAGCTTCCCCGACCTCGACAAGACCGAATTCGGCCTGATCCCGCTCGATCTGGAAATCTGGATGGGGTTCGTATTCATCCGCTTCCGGCGCGGTCCGCAACCGTCCGTGGCCGAACTGTTCAGGCCGATCGAAGGGGAAATCTCCCACTACAACATTGCCGACCTCGTGCCGGTCGCGGAGCCGTGGACGCAGACCACGCCGGTGAACTGGAAGTCGGTGCGTGATGTGGACAATGAGGGCTATCACGTCGCGATGGCGCATCCCGCCTTGCAGGACCTTTACGGCTCGACCTATTTCGACGAGCCGTTCGTCAACGGCGTGTCGCGTTCGTTTGCGACCTACAACCCGCATGCGGGGCGGCGCTGGAGCGTCAGGAACTATGTCAGCATCGCGCCGGAGCCGACCCATCTACCTGAGCACCTGCGCAAGGCATGGATCTATTACGGGCTGTTTCCGAACAATGTCATCACTCTGATGCCGGAGTCGGTGCAGTTCTATCAGGAATTCCCGCTCTCGACCGGCGAATCCGTGCTGCGCGGCTCGGTCTATCGCTTCCGCGACGAAAGCCGGGAGCAGGTTGCCGCGCGCTACCTCGCCATGCGCATCGACCGCGACACCATGGCAGAGGACGTGCAACTGTCAGTCTGGTCGAACGAGGCGATGCAATCGCAGGCCTTTGCGGGCTTCTTCCTCTCGGACCTCGAATATGGCGTGCGCACGCACCACGATCACCTGCGCAGGGAATTGCCGGTGCTGAACCTCGATGACGCCCCGCGCGAAAAGGACATGGCTCGGATCAATGAGGAGATGCGCGCGAGTTAG
- a CDS encoding GlxA family transcriptional regulator: MMKNEIRNVFREERAPLSITVLVLANASIMCVASTIDPLRAANRIAGERLFDWRIFSVDGEAPRTTSGLPVMVDGAFRAEASDMLIVIGGFGTRETVSRPLLSALRKGARMARSFGGVEAGSWLLARAGLLDGRQATTHWEDLEDFAQAFPAINVRPDRYVIDGPAFTAGGASPIFDLMLHLIRSRLGMAVALDVASVFIYDQAHNAADTQPLVSLGRLDGFDRRVAQAIGLMESHLDEPLSTTVLAARTGVTTRTLETIFRKAIGETPGAYYQRLRLSAARRLVIDTRLPMADVAARTGFGSTASFSRAFSAAFGKPPGRLRRA, from the coding sequence TTGATGAAAAACGAAATACGCAACGTGTTCAGGGAGGAGCGCGCGCCATTGTCGATCACCGTCCTGGTGCTCGCCAACGCCTCCATCATGTGCGTCGCCTCGACCATCGATCCGCTGAGGGCCGCAAACCGCATTGCAGGCGAAAGGCTGTTCGACTGGCGGATATTCTCGGTGGACGGCGAGGCGCCGCGCACCACGAGCGGCCTGCCGGTCATGGTCGACGGCGCGTTCCGGGCCGAGGCGTCCGATATGCTCATCGTCATCGGCGGCTTCGGCACGCGCGAAACCGTGTCGCGCCCGCTCTTGTCGGCGCTGCGCAAGGGCGCACGCATGGCGCGCAGCTTCGGTGGTGTGGAGGCCGGTTCATGGCTGCTGGCCCGGGCAGGGCTGCTCGACGGGCGTCAGGCCACCACCCACTGGGAGGATCTGGAGGATTTCGCGCAGGCCTTTCCGGCCATCAATGTGCGGCCCGACCGCTATGTGATCGACGGCCCCGCATTCACTGCCGGGGGCGCGTCGCCCATATTCGACCTGATGCTGCATCTGATCCGCAGCCGCCTCGGCATGGCGGTCGCGCTCGATGTCGCCAGCGTGTTCATCTACGATCAGGCGCATAACGCGGCGGACACGCAGCCTCTCGTCTCGCTGGGCCGTCTCGATGGCTTCGACCGGCGCGTCGCGCAGGCCATCGGGTTGATGGAGAGCCATCTGGACGAACCGCTCAGCACAACCGTGCTCGCCGCCCGAACCGGCGTGACGACCCGCACGCTGGAAACCATCTTCCGCAAGGCCATCGGCGAGACGCCGGGCGCCTACTACCAGCGCCTGCGCCTCAGCGCCGCGCGGCGACTCGTGATCGATACGCGCCTGCCCATGGCCGATGTCGCGGCGCGCACGGGGTTCGGTTCGACCGCCAGCTTTTCGCGCGCATTCTCCGCCGCATTTGGAAAGCCGCCCGGCCGTCTGAGGCGGGCCTGA
- a CDS encoding acyl-CoA dehydrogenase family protein, which translates to MQFGLSEEQQLIVDTTRAFVENELYPHEAEVERTGTLRRELIEEIKAKAIAAGLYAANMPADVGGAGLDTVTWLLYEKELGRASYALHWNCVARPSNILLAGTAEQRETYLFPCIRGEKSDCLAMTEPNAGSDLRSMQASAVRDGDDWVLNGTKHFISHADMADFAIVFMASGEEDGPRGKRKKITAFFVDKGTQGFTVRDGYRNVSHRGYTNSVLEFDDCRVPASQVLGEVHKGFEVANTWLGATRLQVAATCLGRAERAFGHAVAYAAERRQFGQQIGKFQGVSFKLADMATEMKAANLLVFEAGWKYDQNTVTDEDMAMAKLKATEMLAFVADEAIQIHGGMGLMNDLPLERIWRDARVERIWEGTSEIQRHIISRALLRAVGG; encoded by the coding sequence ATGCAGTTCGGATTGAGCGAAGAACAGCAACTCATTGTCGATACGACGCGCGCATTCGTGGAAAACGAGTTGTACCCGCATGAGGCGGAGGTTGAGCGCACCGGCACCCTGCGCCGCGAGCTGATCGAGGAGATCAAGGCCAAAGCCATCGCCGCCGGTCTCTACGCGGCCAACATGCCCGCCGATGTCGGTGGGGCGGGCCTCGATACGGTGACATGGCTGCTTTACGAAAAGGAGCTTGGGCGCGCCAGCTACGCGCTGCACTGGAACTGCGTGGCGCGGCCTTCCAACATATTGCTGGCGGGCACGGCGGAGCAGCGGGAAACATATCTCTTTCCCTGCATTCGTGGCGAAAAATCGGACTGCCTTGCAATGACCGAACCCAATGCGGGGTCCGACCTGCGCAGCATGCAGGCGAGCGCCGTCCGCGACGGTGACGACTGGGTGCTGAACGGCACCAAGCATTTCATCAGCCATGCCGACATGGCCGATTTCGCAATCGTGTTCATGGCGAGCGGCGAGGAGGACGGGCCGCGCGGCAAGCGCAAGAAGATCACCGCGTTCTTCGTGGACAAGGGCACGCAGGGCTTCACCGTTCGCGACGGATACCGGAACGTCTCGCATCGGGGATACACCAATTCCGTGCTCGAGTTCGACGATTGCCGCGTGCCCGCGAGCCAGGTGCTGGGCGAGGTGCACAAGGGCTTCGAGGTTGCAAACACATGGCTGGGCGCGACGCGGTTGCAGGTGGCGGCGACCTGTCTTGGGCGCGCCGAGCGGGCTTTCGGACATGCGGTTGCCTATGCCGCCGAGCGGCGGCAGTTCGGCCAGCAGATCGGCAAGTTCCAAGGCGTATCCTTCAAGCTGGCCGACATGGCGACGGAAATGAAGGCCGCCAACCTGCTCGTGTTCGAGGCGGGCTGGAAATACGACCAGAACACCGTGACGGACGAGGACATGGCGATGGCCAAGCTCAAGGCCACCGAGATGCTCGCCTTCGTGGCCGACGAAGCGATCCAGATTCACGGCGGCATGGGATTGATGAACGACCTGCCGCTGGAGCGCATCTGGCGCGACGCGCGCGTCGAGCGGATCTGGGAAGGCACCAGCGAAATCCAGCGCCATATCATTTCGCGAGCGCTCCTGCGGGCCGTGGGCGGCTGA